AGTAAAGGGATACTGCCAATTGCACATAGTCAGCAAATCTGGGCCGGCACATTCACTATTGCAGGCCCAGGTCCTGAACGAATCGGGCAGTCGGCACGACATCGGCAGCCTTAACGCCGAGAATTTCGACACAGATTTGACGGACATGTTGCAGCACGTCGGTTTCCGTAAAGGTGGGTTCTGTTGCCGACGAGAGGCCGACCAACCGACGAGTTGCATCGCCGAATGTGGAGAACTTGGTTGGCGGGACGACACGAAATAAAGACGTCGTGACGTATAGCGCGACGATGAATATTCCTGCGGCAAACAAGCCCAGGGGCACCATAGCCGGTTCGAACGTTGCCGTCGAGAGTCCCAACATTATTGCGACGGCAGCAACAGCTACGAGGGCGTAACGCAACAACTTCGGGCGACGCAAGAATGGAGGCGAAGTGCCGTTGACATCGCCCAACGCACGCCACAACTGGGCGCGGCGGTGAAGCGGCACGACGGCTGCGATTGCAGTCGAAGGCCGGATTCGCAAGCCAGGTTGTTCGAGACATT
This genomic stretch from Pirellulales bacterium harbors:
- a CDS encoding acyl carrier protein, with the protein product MGLDGIEIIMEVEDRFGITISDNEAQSLLTVGNLLHLINSRIATAHNARCPSLAAFLRIRQITRECLEQPGLRIRPSTAIAAVVPLHRRAQLWRALGDVNGTSPPFLRRPKLLRYALVAVAAVAIMLGLSTATFEPAMVPLGLFAAGIFIVALYVTTSLFRVVPPTKFSTFGDATRRLVGLSSATEPTFTETDVLQHVRQICVEILGVKAADVVPTARFVQDLGLQ